The genomic interval CGCTGGAGCGCCCCAAGCGCATCTTCGGCGCCGCGCGCGCCACGGAGGAGGCCGGCTCGCTGACCATCATCGGCACGGCGCTCATCGACACCGGCAGCCGCATGGACGAGGTCATCTTCGAGGAGTTCAAGGGCACGGGTAACTCCGAAGTCACCCTGGACCGCCTGCTCGCGGAGAAGCGCGTCTTCCCCGCGGTGAACATCGCCCAGTCCGGCACGCGCAAGGAGGAGAAGCTCTTCACCCTGCGCGAGTACGAGAAGGTGAAGAAGCTGCGGCAGATGCTCTTCGCGGTGAAGCCGGTGGAGGCCATGGAAGCGCTCGTCAAGCGGCTCTCCCGGTACACCTACAACGACGAGTTCCTCGACGAGTTGTAGGCCGTCTCCAGGGGGTGGTGTGGCGGGCCCGGCTTTGCATAAGGTGGCGTCATGATTCAGGGCTCGGGCCGCTGCCACTACCACCCGGAGCGCGCGGGCGTCGGCGTCTGCGTGGAGTGCCGGCGGGTCATCTGCCGCGAGTGCACCACGCAGTTCGAGGGCATCAACCGCTGCGCGAGCTGTCTGGGTCAGCGCCTCAAGGCGCTGGAGGGTCCGGGTGAGCGGCGGGACTGGACGGTGGGTCACGTGATGCTGGCGTTGGTGGGGTTCGGGCTCGTCTGGGGCGGCGTCTATCTATTGGCCCAGGTGGCGAGCTGACATGGCGGTCTCCGCGCTCGAGCTTCGTCCCCGCAACGGCGTCGCGTTGATGGATGCCGCGCTGAATCTCTGCGCCCGCAACGTGGGCGTCTGGGCGCTCACGTTGCCCGGAGGCGCCGCCGTCATCGGCGCCATGTTGTACCTGGTGGAGGCCGTGCGCATGGGCGAGCCCCTGGCGCTGCCCTCGCTGCTCTTCACCCTGGCGTGGTTCCTCCGGGGCGCGACCCAGGGCGCCGCCTGCCACCACGTCCAGGCGTTGTTGCTGGAGGGCCAGGGAGAGCCTCGCGTCTGGGACTCGGTGAAGGCCGCGGTGGGCCGGCTGCCCTCGCTCTTCTTCGCGGTGAGCTACCTGGTGCTCCTCAATGCCTTGCTGCTGTCGTTGACCTTCGGACTGGGCTTCGTCCTGGTCTCCGCGCAGAGCGTGGGCTTCGCGGCGGTGATGCAGGGACGGGGGAAGCTCTTGCGGTTGTATGACCATTGCTCCCGGCTGCTGGGCCCCGCCCGGGGCACCGCGACCACGGTGCGCATCCTCATGAGCGTGCAGGTGCTGGTCTTCTTCAACCTGCACATCGCGCTCAACTTCGCGCTGATGATGACGCGCAAGCTCGTGGGCGTCGACCTGACGTTCGCGGAGCGGTTCGCATCGCTGGACAACGCGCAGTGGGTGCTCTTTCTCGTCGCCCTGACCTTCGCCCTCTTCGAGCCGGTCCGCGCGGCGGCCTCCACGCTCTTGCTGGTGGATGGCCGGGTGCGCTCGGAGGGGCTCGACCTGCTCGCCTCCGTGCAGCAGCTCCCGGAGCGGAACAAGGGCAGAGCGCCGGGCGTGCGCGGCGCGGCCGTGCTCGCGGTGGTGTTGGGAGGGAGCCTGCTCGCCGGGACTCCCGCGCGAGCGGAGGAGGCCGCGCCCCGCGCGCCCGTCACCTCCTCGCGCGAGGCCTCCCGGCGGCTGGGAGAGGTCTCGAACGCCTGCGAAGGGCCCGCGCCCGCGGAGGATGGACGCTTCGAGCGCCTGGCGGAGCTGAGCACGGCCGAGCGCGGCAAGCTGGACCGGCTGGTGCGCACCGTGGAGCGCCAGGCGTACGACGAAGAGGACTGCGCCTCCGCGTTGCACACCCTCGAGCAGGGGCTGACGCAGGCCCGGGGGACGATGGACGCACAGACTCGAGCGAACACGAACGCGAGGCGCTCGGCCGACCGGGCCCGGGACATCCTCGCGCGGCCGGAGTTCGCGGTGGCACCGCCCCGGCCCGAGGAGTCGAAGGACCCGGAAGCCTCGATGCAGATGAGTTGGTGGACGCAGTTCACCACGTGGCTGGCCAAGCTCCTCGAGGAACTCTTCGAGCGGGCTCCCGAGGCCACGCCCCCGCAACAGCCTCCGTCGCCAGGCCTCGTCAGCGGCGGACAGGCGGCGGATGCGCTGGTGGTGATGCTGGTGGGGCTCACTGTGGCGGTGCTCGCGGTCGTGTTGTGGCGCGCGCTGCGCAAGGTGCGGCCGGCGGAGGAGGGCTCGGGGCTGGAGGTGTCCACGCTGGACGCCGCGACGCTCGCGAGAGACCCGGCCCACGCGCTGTCCCGCCCACCGGAGGGCTGGGCTCAGCTCGCGGACGAGCTGGCGGCGCGCGGCGAATACCGCGAGGCGGTGCGAGGCCTCTACCTCGCGCTGCTGTCCCGCCTGCACCGAGAGGGTGCCATCCTGTATGACGTCACGCTGTCCAACTGGGACTACCTTCGCCAGTTCAAGGGCCGCTCCGAGTGGAAGCCCCGCTTCCGTGAGCTGACGCTGCGCTTCGACTTCGCCTGGTATGGCAACACGCCCGTCACCAGCACGGGCTACCAGGAGTTCCGCGCGCTCTCCGCGCCCATGTTGTCACCAACACCGGAGGCCCCCGGTGCGTGACCGCTTCCCCTTGCTCGTCGTGGGCGGACTGGTGCTCACCGCCGTGTTGGCCTCGCAGCTCGTGAAGGGCGCGCGCCGAGGTGAGTTCGCCGACACGCTGTCCACCTACCGCGCGCAGGAGGACGGCGCCCGCGCGCTGTTCCTGCTGGCCGAGGAGAGCGGCCTGCCAGTGACTCGCCGCATGGCGGACCTGCGTGTATCGGGCTCGGGCCCATCGATGCCGGTGTTGCTGGGCGTGGAGGTCGAAGGCTCGCGAGAGGACGACCTGGAGCAGACGCAGCTGGCCGCCGAACCGGATGCGGGGCTGGACGACGAGCGCACGCCCAGGAAGGGCTTCAATACGTTCCGCGCCAGCCACCTGGACGACCAGGAGGTGACGCAGCTGCTCTCGCACGTGGCGGCGGGCGGGTCGGTGGTCTACGTGCCCTGGGGCTCGCGGGAGAATCCGCTGTTGGATGCCTTGGGCGTGAAGCTCGTCAAGGCGGACACGACGCTGCCCATGCGCACGCTGGTGCCTCCCCTCTCCACGCCGTACACGCTGGGCGTGGAGCGGGTGGAGGTGAAGGTGCAGGCGTACCTCGAGCTGCCCGAGACGGCGGTCGCGGTGTTGGAGGACGAGCGGCTGGGCCGGATGGTCGCCGCGGTCATCCCCCACGGACAGGGCCGAGTGCTGGTGGTGGGCGCGCCGGAGCTGGCCATGAACGTGGCGCTGGCGCGCGCGGACAACGCGCAGTTCTGGCTCTCCGCGCTGGCGGCACTGGGCCCTGGCCCCTACGAGTTCGACGAGTTCCATCACGGCTTCACCAACGAACGCTCGGTGGTGGACTTCGCGCGCCGCTACGGCCTGCACTTCGCGGTGCTCCAGCTCCTCGCGGGGGTGGCGTTGTGGTCCGTGGCGCTCAAGCGCTTCGGCCGTCCGCGCCCGCCGCTCGAGGCCGCGCGAGTGGGCGCCACCGACGCGCTGTTCGCCATGGCGCGGCTGTACCGCGAGGGCCGGCACCACGGCTTCGCGGCGAAGCTGCTGTCCCGAGGCCTCACGCAGGAGCTGGCCCTCCACGCGGGACTGCCCGCGAACGCATCGCACGGCGTGGTCTCCGACGCCCTCAAGGAGCGCGGGCGCCAGGACCTGGCCCAGGGCCTGGACGACGTGGCGACGCGCGCCGAGTCGGCCACCAGCGACAACGACCTTCAGCAGCTCACCGCCCACGCGGCACAGCTGCGCCAGAGCATCCACCCCGCCGGGAAGCCCCGGCGCAGCCCTCCTGGAACACCATGAACGCGACGAACCCCGCCTCCCCTCTTGCCCCGAGCGGCTCCGCCGTGAAGGCCGCCCACGCCATCCGCGAGGGTGTGCTGTCCGAGGTGCGCAAGGCCGTCGTGGGCCAGGACGAGGTGCTGGAGTTGATGCTGT from Myxococcus stipitatus carries:
- a CDS encoding DUF4350 domain-containing protein, with product MRDRFPLLVVGGLVLTAVLASQLVKGARRGEFADTLSTYRAQEDGARALFLLAEESGLPVTRRMADLRVSGSGPSMPVLLGVEVEGSREDDLEQTQLAAEPDAGLDDERTPRKGFNTFRASHLDDQEVTQLLSHVAAGGSVVYVPWGSRENPLLDALGVKLVKADTTLPMRTLVPPLSTPYTLGVERVEVKVQAYLELPETAVAVLEDERLGRMVAAVIPHGQGRVLVVGAPELAMNVALARADNAQFWLSALAALGPGPYEFDEFHHGFTNERSVVDFARRYGLHFAVLQLLAGVALWSVALKRFGRPRPPLEAARVGATDALFAMARLYREGRHHGFAAKLLSRGLTQELALHAGLPANASHGVVSDALKERGRQDLAQGLDDVATRAESATSDNDLQQLTAHAAQLRQSIHPAGKPRRSPPGTP
- a CDS encoding DUF4129 domain-containing protein; the protein is MAVSALELRPRNGVALMDAALNLCARNVGVWALTLPGGAAVIGAMLYLVEAVRMGEPLALPSLLFTLAWFLRGATQGAACHHVQALLLEGQGEPRVWDSVKAAVGRLPSLFFAVSYLVLLNALLLSLTFGLGFVLVSAQSVGFAAVMQGRGKLLRLYDHCSRLLGPARGTATTVRILMSVQVLVFFNLHIALNFALMMTRKLVGVDLTFAERFASLDNAQWVLFLVALTFALFEPVRAAASTLLLVDGRVRSEGLDLLASVQQLPERNKGRAPGVRGAAVLAVVLGGSLLAGTPARAEEAAPRAPVTSSREASRRLGEVSNACEGPAPAEDGRFERLAELSTAERGKLDRLVRTVERQAYDEEDCASALHTLEQGLTQARGTMDAQTRANTNARRSADRARDILARPEFAVAPPRPEESKDPEASMQMSWWTQFTTWLAKLLEELFERAPEATPPQQPPSPGLVSGGQAADALVVMLVGLTVAVLAVVLWRALRKVRPAEEGSGLEVSTLDAATLARDPAHALSRPPEGWAQLADELAARGEYREAVRGLYLALLSRLHREGAILYDVTLSNWDYLRQFKGRSEWKPRFRELTLRFDFAWYGNTPVTSTGYQEFRALSAPMLSPTPEAPGA